CGAGGCCCGCAGACCTTCGCCGCTCCCACAGGTCCGAGGTAGTTGATGAAGTGGAACGGCACCGTCGCCGCATTCAGTACGCGAGCGAACGCCTTGCCGACTCCCCGCGGAAGCCGCCCGAAGACCCGCACCAGGACCAGCAGCACGCGGACCAGCATGTAGCCGAAGAGCATGTGCCACAGCAGCTCCTTGTTGGTCCACCGGGTGCCGCGGGTGGCCCTGCCCAGATTGGCCGCGGTGGCCGTCTCGAGCAGGCGGTGGAAGGTCTGTCGGGCGCGTTCGTAGTCGTCGTACACGGCCTGCCGGTCCATCGGATGCACGCTCGCCATGGCCTGCTACTCCCGCTCGACACTGTGGGGCTGTGATGGCGCCCTGGCCACAAGGCCGGGACCGACAGCAAGTGTCACCGGCGACCAGCGCGGTGGGAAGGTTCCCCGGAAAGCTATTTACGCGTCAGAGGCCTGCACAGTGGGCGGGTGGGACTCGAACCCACGGCCGACGGATTATGAGTCCTTTGGGGATCTTGGCGGTCCTTGTCGATCTACGCCGAGAGAGTGATCGCGCCAGCCCAAGAGGACCTCCGCGCAGCGGATTTCCCTTCTCACGCGAAGCAGTCCGGCGGGTAGAGGGCGCGGTACCTCGGCCATGTCGAAGGTGAAGTCGTCGATGCCGGACATCGCATCGACCAGCCACGAGGTCAGCTTCACCAGGTCGGTGCAGGTGCACTCGTGCCAGCCGGTCCGCTCCCGGATCGCGGTGCGGTGCGGTGCCGTTGCGCCTGCCGTGAGCTGAAGTCGTAGAGCGCCAGATCGGTGGCGGCAACACCGACCTGGCGGGCGACGTGCTCGACCGCGTCGCGCGGCAGCTCCAGCCGCACCGGCCGCGCCAGAGCAGGAACTTCAGCTGCACCGCGAAGCCGATCCGGGTGGCACCGGACTTGTTCCGCAGCCAGCTGGTCTCGTCGCCGTCCAGCGTGAACCGGTCGACGACCTCGTCCAAGCCCAGATCCCGCGCCACCCCAGGTGCCCCCGCCCACGCGACAACATACGGATCACGTCGTAGGCGCGGAGGGCGCCGGTGCGGACGGAGCCGATGGTCCTCCAATGAGATGAACGTTTGTACGTAGTTGGTGCGCGTGGTGGGCGCCAGGCGGGACTGTTGGGGGCATCCTGGAGGAGCCAGAGGCGGCCTGCCGAAGGGAGTCAGTATGGACGACGACGCGGCCGCGCAGGGCACCAGAGCAGCGGCGCCGCAGATGCACCTTGACGAACTGTTGGAAGATCTGCAGACGCAGGTCAGGCGGGTTCGCTCCACCCGGGACCGGGTGCATGCGCTGCTGGAGGCGGTCTTGGCCGTTGGCGGCGACCTCGACCTGGGTGTCGTGCTGCGGCAGATCGTGCAGTCTGCGGCCGACCTGGTCGACGCCGAGTACGGGGCGCTGGGTGTGCTCGGCGAGGAGGGCGGACTCAAGCAGTTCATCACGGTCGGCATGGACGAGGAGACCATCGCCGATCTTGGGCACACTCCGGAAGGCGAGGGCATCCTGGGGCTGCTGATCCGCGAGCCGCACGCATTGCGGCTGGTGGACCTCAACGAGCACATGGACGCCGTCGGCTTCCCGGCGGGTCATCCGCCGATGCGGACTTTC
This portion of the Streptomyces sp. NBC_01750 genome encodes:
- a CDS encoding DinB family protein; translation: MASVHPMDRQAVYDDYERARQTFHRLLETATAANLGRATRGTRWTNKELLWHMLFGYMLVRVLLVLVRVFGRLPRGVGKAFARVLNAATVPFHFINYLGPVGAAKVCGPRWMAAMFDRVIGSLRRRLAGESEADLARGMHYPVRWDPFFRDFMTLADIYRYPTQHFDFHRRQLTLDDGE